The following are encoded together in the Desulfurellaceae bacterium genome:
- a CDS encoding metallophosphoesterase family protein — MKIGLISDTHIPEAMPELPGQVRTVFAGADLILHAGDLHCLEVLDWLEDIAPVLACRGNGDDGSGGRPVVPDDPRLREAAVTSAAGYRIGLVHDVLDPEDFSQWPIERTMEFYFDGPTDFIVCGHTHVEGVKRHGQVLVINPGSPTFPHNYAAQPGTVGLLQLADNRGGGEVSVYDLKTLAVMPELTTRF, encoded by the coding sequence ATGAAAATTGGTCTGATTTCCGACACCCATATTCCCGAAGCCATGCCCGAACTGCCGGGCCAGGTGCGCACGGTTTTTGCCGGAGCGGATCTGATCCTCCACGCCGGCGATCTGCACTGTCTGGAGGTGCTCGATTGGCTGGAAGATATCGCCCCGGTGCTGGCCTGTCGGGGCAACGGCGACGACGGCTCGGGCGGTCGCCCGGTTGTCCCCGACGACCCGCGCCTACGCGAGGCTGCGGTCACCAGCGCGGCCGGCTATCGGATCGGGCTGGTGCACGATGTGTTGGATCCCGAGGACTTCTCCCAGTGGCCCATCGAACGCACCATGGAGTTCTACTTTGACGGTCCCACCGATTTCATCGTGTGCGGCCACACCCATGTTGAAGGCGTCAAGCGCCACGGCCAGGTGCTGGTCATCAATCCCGGCAGCCCGACCTTTCCCCACAACTATGCGGCCCAACCCGGAACGGTGGGGCTGTTGCAGCTCGCCGACAACCGCGGGGGCGGGGAGGTCAGTGTATACGACCTCAAGACCCTGGCGGTCATGCCGGAGCTGACGACCAGATTTTAG
- the moaA gene encoding GTP 3',8-cyclase MoaA: protein MLSDHYQRPLKDLRISVTDRCNFRCTYCMPLDEYEWLEKSEVLSFEEITRVVRLFVRLGVEKVRLTGGEPMARRDLEKLIAKLSALENAPELCLTTNGSLLADRAADFRAAGLRRINVSLDSLRPERFRQITKRGDLSKVVDGLFAAQRAGLSPIKINAVIERGVNDDEILDLVAFAREHGFALRFIEFMDVGNANGWQSDKIVTKQEILQTIQGRFPLREIGRDKGSAPSVDYAFVDGDGDIGVIASVSEPFCTSCTRARLTADGKFVTCLFSNTGYNLKALLRNGASDDDVLAVLGRIWGTRRDRYSEERLAALRSAAGYDPKEHKKIEMISLGG, encoded by the coding sequence ATGTTGTCAGATCACTACCAGCGTCCGCTCAAAGACCTGCGCATCTCGGTGACCGACCGGTGTAATTTTCGCTGCACCTACTGCATGCCGCTCGATGAGTACGAGTGGCTGGAGAAGAGCGAGGTCTTATCCTTTGAAGAAATCACCCGGGTGGTGCGCCTGTTCGTCCGACTGGGCGTGGAAAAGGTCCGTTTGACCGGTGGCGAGCCCATGGCCCGGCGGGACCTGGAGAAACTGATCGCCAAACTGTCGGCCCTGGAAAACGCCCCGGAACTGTGCCTGACGACGAACGGCTCACTGCTGGCCGACAGAGCCGCCGACTTCAGAGCGGCCGGCCTGCGCCGCATCAACGTCAGCCTCGACTCGCTGCGGCCCGAGCGCTTCCGTCAGATCACCAAGCGGGGCGATCTCAGCAAGGTCGTGGACGGCCTGTTTGCCGCCCAACGGGCCGGCCTGTCTCCGATCAAGATCAACGCGGTCATCGAACGCGGGGTGAATGACGACGAGATCCTCGACCTGGTCGCCTTTGCCCGCGAGCACGGCTTTGCCCTGCGGTTCATTGAATTCATGGATGTCGGCAACGCCAACGGCTGGCAGTCCGACAAAATCGTCACCAAGCAGGAAATCCTCCAAACGATTCAGGGCCGGTTTCCGCTGCGCGAGATCGGCCGCGACAAGGGCAGCGCGCCGTCGGTCGATTATGCCTTTGTGGATGGCGACGGTGATATCGGCGTAATCGCCTCGGTCAGCGAGCCGTTCTGTACCAGCTGCACCCGGGCGCGTCTGACCGCCGACGGCAAGTTTGTGACCTGCCTGTTTTCCAACACCGGTTATAACCTGAAAGCCCTGCTGCGCAACGGCGCCTCGGATGACGATGTCCTGGCCGTCCTGGGCCGCATCTGGGGCACACGTCGGGATCGCTACTCGGAAGAGCGGCTGGCCGCACTGCGGTCCGCCGCAGGCTACGACCCGAAAGAACACAAAAAGATCGAAATGATCAGTCTGGGCGGCTGA